Proteins encoded in a region of the Raphanus sativus cultivar WK10039 chromosome 8, ASM80110v3, whole genome shotgun sequence genome:
- the LOC108821839 gene encoding probable LRR receptor-like serine/threonine-protein kinase At1g56140 isoform X1, with protein MARIRRRWSLCLLITVWFLSGWVHVVRAQSRGGATTDPDEAGALNSIFTAWRIRAPRDWNISGELCSGAAIDDSVTDANPAYNPLIKCDCNFVNSTICRITLLKVYAIEVVGPIPPQLWTLQYLTNLNLGQNVLTGSLPPAIGNLTRMQYMTFGINALSGPVPKEIGLLKDLRSLGISSNNFSGSIPPEIGSCTKLEKMYIGSSGLTGGIPLSFANLVQLTDAWITDLEVTGPIPDFIGTWTKLTTLRILGTGLSGPIPSSFSNLTSLTELRLGDISNGSSSLEFIKDMKSLSTLVFRNSNLTGTIPSFIGDFSSLQQVDLSFNKLRGPIPASLFNLSRLTHLFLGNNTLNGSLPTQKSQTLRNIDVSYNDLSGSPPSWVNLPNLKLNFVANNFSLEGLNKSVLPGLNCLQKNFPCNRGKGIYSEFSINCGGPPIRSVSGAVFERENEDLGPASFVVSDVERWAASSVGLFAGSSSNIYIATSQSQFVNTLDSELFQSARLSASSLRYYGLGLENGGYTVTLQFAEIQILGSTSNTWRGLGRRRFDIYVQGRLVETDFDVRRTAGDSTVRAVQREYKANVSENYLEIHLFWAGKGTCCIPIQGAYGPLISAVSAKPDFTPTVGNRPPSKGKNMTGTIVGVIVGVVLLSILAGVVIFIIRKRRKRYTDDEELLNMDVKPYTFTYSELKSATQDFDPSNKLGEGGFGPVYKGKLNDGREVAVKLLSVGSRQGKGQFVAEIVAISAVQHRNLVKLYGCCYEGDHRLLVYEYLPNGSLDQALFGDNALHLDWSTRYEICLGVARGLVYLHEEARLRIVHRDVKASNILLDSNLVPKVSDFGLAKLYDDKKTHISTRVAGTIGYLAPEYAMRGHLTEKTDVYAFGVVALELVSGRPNSDENVEDEKRYLLEWAWDLHEKSREVELIDRELTEFNMEEVKRMIGIALLCTQTSHALRPPMSRVVAMLSGDVEVSDVTSKPGYLTDWRFDDTTSASVSGFQTKETWASDSLSTSFVAPGSEISPGSRDSKPMLGVKINEGR; from the exons ATGGCCAGGATACGGCGGCGGTGGTCTTTGTGTCTTCTAATCACTGTCTGGTTCCTTTCCGGTTGGGTCCATGTGGTTAGAGCTCAAAGCAGAGGCGGAGCCACTACTGATCCAGACGAAG CTGGAGCTTTGAACTCCATCTTCACTGCTTGGAGGATCCGGGCGCCCAGGGATTGGAACATCAGCGGCGAACTTTGCTCGGGCGCCGCCATCGACGACAGCGTTACCGACGCCAACCCTGCCTACAACCCACTTATCAAATGCGACTGCAATTTCGTCAACTCCACAATCTGCCGCATCACCCTCCT CAAGGTTTATGCCATTGAAGTTGTTGGACCTATACCTCCCCAGCTCTGGACTTTACAATACCTCACAAATCT GAACTTGGGTCAAAATGTTCTTACAGGCTCCCTCCCTCCTGCTATTGGTAATTTGACTCGTATGCAATATAT GACTTTTGGGATCAATGCCTTGTCTGGCCCTGTTCCTAAGGAAATTGGTCTTCTTAAAGATCTAAGATCACT cGGTATTAGCTCAAATAACTTTTCTGGTTCTATACCACCTGAGATTGGGAGCTGCACAAAACTAGAGAAAAT GTATATAGGAAGTTCTGGACTCACTGGGGGAATACCTCTATCATTTGCTAATCTTGTTCAGCTCACAGATGC TTGGATTACGGATCTGGAAGTTACAGGTCCAATTCCGGATTTTATAGGAACCTGGACCAAACTTACTACCTT GAGAATTCTCGGAACTGGTCTAAGTGGTCCTATCCCCTCATCATTTTCCAACTTAACTTCTTTAACAGAACT GAGGCTTGGTGATATATCCAACGGAAGCTCTTCTCTTGAATTCATCAAAGACATGAAATCTCTAAGTACATT AGTATTTAGGAACAGCAATCTCACTGGGACAATACCCTCTTTTATCGGTGATTTTTCAAGTCTGCAACAAGT TGATTTAAGCTTCAACAAACTACGTGGACCAATTCCAGCTTCACTTTTCAATTTAAGTCGACTTACTCACTT GTTTCTGGGGAACAACACGTTGAATGGTTCTTTGCCCACTCAAAAGAGTCAGACTTTGAGAAATAT AGATGTGTCGTACAATGATTTGTCTGGAAGTCCTCCTTCATGGGTCAACTTACCAAACTTGAAACT CAACTTCGTGGCTAACAATTTCTCCTTAGAAGGTCTTAATAAGAG TGTATTACCAGGACTGAATTGCTTGCAGAAAAACTTCCCTTGCAATCGAGGCAAAGGAATAT ATTCTGAATTTTCGATCAACTGTGGAGGCCCACCAATACGGTCTGTTAGCGGGGCAGTATTTGAGAGGGAGAACGAGGATCTGGGACCAGCTTCATTTGTCGTGAGTGATGTTGAGAGATGGGCAGCCAGTAGCGTGGGACTTTTTGCCGGAAGTAGCAGTAATATATACATAGCTACTTCACAATCACAATTTGTTAACACTTTGGACTCTGAGCTTTTTCAGTCAGCAAGACTTTCTGCATCTTCCCTGAGATATTACGGGTTGGGGTTAGAAAATGGAGGCTATACCGTAACACTTCAGTTTGCTGAAATTCAAATTCTTGGTTCTACTTCAAACACTTGGAGAGGTTTAGGAAGAAGACGTTTTGACATTTATGTCCAG gGAAGACTTGTTGAAACGGATTTTGATGTACGCAGAACAGCTGGTGACTCTACTGTTCGAGCAGTTCAGAGAGAATATAAAGCAAATGTATCTGAAAACTACCTCGAAATTCATCTGTTCTGGGCTGGAAAAGGAACATGCTGTATTCCCATTCAAGGGGCTTATGGGCCATTAATATCGGCCGTCAGTGCAAAACCAG ATTTTACACCAACTGTGGGCAATCGGCCACCATCAAAGGGAAAGAACATGACTGGTACTATTGTGGGTGTCATTGTTGGCGTAGTACTTTTAAGTATCTTAGCGGGTGTGGTTATCTTCATCATCCGAAAAAGAAGAAAGCGGTACACAGATGATGAAG AGCTTCTTAATATGGATGTAAAGCCTTACACCTTTACTTACTCGGAATTAAAGAGTGCAACTCAAGATTTCGATCCCTCTAACAAACTTGGAGAGGGAGGATTTGGGCCTGTTTATAAG GGAAAGCTCAATGATGGAAGAGAAGTAGCAGTGAAGCTGTTGTCGGTGGGATCCCGGCAAGGGAAGGGACAATTTGTTGCAGAAATTGTAGCGATTTCGGCAGTTCAACATCGCAACTTAGTAAAACTTTATGGGTGCTGCTATGAGGGAGATCATCGTTTGCTCGTATATGAATACCTTCCTAACGGAAGTCTTGATCAGGCTCTTTTTG GGGATAATGCTTTACATCTTGATTGGTCAACCCGCTATGAGATATGTCTCGGAGTTGCCAGGGGTCTAGTCTATCTCCACGAGGAGGCGAGGCTTCGCATCGTACACAGGGATGTGAAGGCCAGCAACATTTTACTTGACTCTAATCTGGTCCCAAAAGTTTCTGATTTTGGGCTTGCAAAACTATACGATGACAAGAAAACCCACATAAGTACCCGAGTAGCTGGGACGAT TGGATATCTTGCGCCAGAGTATGCCATGCGTGGACATCTAACAGAGAAAACTGATGTGTATGCCTTTGGTGTTGTGGCTCTTGAGCTAGTGAGTGGAAGGCCAAACTCTGATGAGAACGTCGAGGACGAAAAAAGATATCTTCTTGAATGG GCATGGGATCTACACGAGAAAAGCCGTGAAGTCGAACTCATTGATCGTGAGTTAACTGAATTCAACATGGAAGAAGTGAAGCGCATGATAGGCATTGCTCTGCTTTGCACTCAGACATCACATGCCTTGAGACCACCGATGTCAAGAGTGGTGGCCATGCTTTCAGGAGACGTTGAGGTGAGTGATGTCACCTCTAAGCCAGGCTACCTGACCGACTGGAGATTTGATGACACCACAAGCGCTTCTGTAAGCGGATTTCAAACCAAAGAGACGTGGGCTTCTGATTCCTTGTCCACTAGCTTTGTGGCCCCTGGCTCCGAGATATCACCTGGAAGCCGCGACTCTAAACCGATGCTTGGAGTGAAAATCAATGAGGGAAGATGA
- the LOC108821839 gene encoding probable LRR receptor-like serine/threonine-protein kinase At1g56140 isoform X2, whose amino-acid sequence MPLKLLDLYLPSSGLYNTSQICSLPPAIGNLTRMQYMTFGINALSGPVPKEIGLLKDLRSLGISSNNFSGSIPPEIGSCTKLEKMYIGSSGLTGGIPLSFANLVQLTDAWITDLEVTGPIPDFIGTWTKLTTLRILGTGLSGPIPSSFSNLTSLTELRLGDISNGSSSLEFIKDMKSLSTLVFRNSNLTGTIPSFIGDFSSLQQVDLSFNKLRGPIPASLFNLSRLTHLFLGNNTLNGSLPTQKSQTLRNIDVSYNDLSGSPPSWVNLPNLKLNFVANNFSLEGLNKSVLPGLNCLQKNFPCNRGKGIYSEFSINCGGPPIRSVSGAVFERENEDLGPASFVVSDVERWAASSVGLFAGSSSNIYIATSQSQFVNTLDSELFQSARLSASSLRYYGLGLENGGYTVTLQFAEIQILGSTSNTWRGLGRRRFDIYVQGRLVETDFDVRRTAGDSTVRAVQREYKANVSENYLEIHLFWAGKGTCCIPIQGAYGPLISAVSAKPDFTPTVGNRPPSKGKNMTGTIVGVIVGVVLLSILAGVVIFIIRKRRKRYTDDEELLNMDVKPYTFTYSELKSATQDFDPSNKLGEGGFGPVYKGKLNDGREVAVKLLSVGSRQGKGQFVAEIVAISAVQHRNLVKLYGCCYEGDHRLLVYEYLPNGSLDQALFGDNALHLDWSTRYEICLGVARGLVYLHEEARLRIVHRDVKASNILLDSNLVPKVSDFGLAKLYDDKKTHISTRVAGTIGYLAPEYAMRGHLTEKTDVYAFGVVALELVSGRPNSDENVEDEKRYLLEWAWDLHEKSREVELIDRELTEFNMEEVKRMIGIALLCTQTSHALRPPMSRVVAMLSGDVEVSDVTSKPGYLTDWRFDDTTSASVSGFQTKETWASDSLSTSFVAPGSEISPGSRDSKPMLGVKINEGR is encoded by the exons ATGCCATTGAAGTTGTTGGACCTATACCTCCCCAGCTCTGGACTTTACAATACCTCACAAATCT GCTCCCTCCCTCCTGCTATTGGTAATTTGACTCGTATGCAATATAT GACTTTTGGGATCAATGCCTTGTCTGGCCCTGTTCCTAAGGAAATTGGTCTTCTTAAAGATCTAAGATCACT cGGTATTAGCTCAAATAACTTTTCTGGTTCTATACCACCTGAGATTGGGAGCTGCACAAAACTAGAGAAAAT GTATATAGGAAGTTCTGGACTCACTGGGGGAATACCTCTATCATTTGCTAATCTTGTTCAGCTCACAGATGC TTGGATTACGGATCTGGAAGTTACAGGTCCAATTCCGGATTTTATAGGAACCTGGACCAAACTTACTACCTT GAGAATTCTCGGAACTGGTCTAAGTGGTCCTATCCCCTCATCATTTTCCAACTTAACTTCTTTAACAGAACT GAGGCTTGGTGATATATCCAACGGAAGCTCTTCTCTTGAATTCATCAAAGACATGAAATCTCTAAGTACATT AGTATTTAGGAACAGCAATCTCACTGGGACAATACCCTCTTTTATCGGTGATTTTTCAAGTCTGCAACAAGT TGATTTAAGCTTCAACAAACTACGTGGACCAATTCCAGCTTCACTTTTCAATTTAAGTCGACTTACTCACTT GTTTCTGGGGAACAACACGTTGAATGGTTCTTTGCCCACTCAAAAGAGTCAGACTTTGAGAAATAT AGATGTGTCGTACAATGATTTGTCTGGAAGTCCTCCTTCATGGGTCAACTTACCAAACTTGAAACT CAACTTCGTGGCTAACAATTTCTCCTTAGAAGGTCTTAATAAGAG TGTATTACCAGGACTGAATTGCTTGCAGAAAAACTTCCCTTGCAATCGAGGCAAAGGAATAT ATTCTGAATTTTCGATCAACTGTGGAGGCCCACCAATACGGTCTGTTAGCGGGGCAGTATTTGAGAGGGAGAACGAGGATCTGGGACCAGCTTCATTTGTCGTGAGTGATGTTGAGAGATGGGCAGCCAGTAGCGTGGGACTTTTTGCCGGAAGTAGCAGTAATATATACATAGCTACTTCACAATCACAATTTGTTAACACTTTGGACTCTGAGCTTTTTCAGTCAGCAAGACTTTCTGCATCTTCCCTGAGATATTACGGGTTGGGGTTAGAAAATGGAGGCTATACCGTAACACTTCAGTTTGCTGAAATTCAAATTCTTGGTTCTACTTCAAACACTTGGAGAGGTTTAGGAAGAAGACGTTTTGACATTTATGTCCAG gGAAGACTTGTTGAAACGGATTTTGATGTACGCAGAACAGCTGGTGACTCTACTGTTCGAGCAGTTCAGAGAGAATATAAAGCAAATGTATCTGAAAACTACCTCGAAATTCATCTGTTCTGGGCTGGAAAAGGAACATGCTGTATTCCCATTCAAGGGGCTTATGGGCCATTAATATCGGCCGTCAGTGCAAAACCAG ATTTTACACCAACTGTGGGCAATCGGCCACCATCAAAGGGAAAGAACATGACTGGTACTATTGTGGGTGTCATTGTTGGCGTAGTACTTTTAAGTATCTTAGCGGGTGTGGTTATCTTCATCATCCGAAAAAGAAGAAAGCGGTACACAGATGATGAAG AGCTTCTTAATATGGATGTAAAGCCTTACACCTTTACTTACTCGGAATTAAAGAGTGCAACTCAAGATTTCGATCCCTCTAACAAACTTGGAGAGGGAGGATTTGGGCCTGTTTATAAG GGAAAGCTCAATGATGGAAGAGAAGTAGCAGTGAAGCTGTTGTCGGTGGGATCCCGGCAAGGGAAGGGACAATTTGTTGCAGAAATTGTAGCGATTTCGGCAGTTCAACATCGCAACTTAGTAAAACTTTATGGGTGCTGCTATGAGGGAGATCATCGTTTGCTCGTATATGAATACCTTCCTAACGGAAGTCTTGATCAGGCTCTTTTTG GGGATAATGCTTTACATCTTGATTGGTCAACCCGCTATGAGATATGTCTCGGAGTTGCCAGGGGTCTAGTCTATCTCCACGAGGAGGCGAGGCTTCGCATCGTACACAGGGATGTGAAGGCCAGCAACATTTTACTTGACTCTAATCTGGTCCCAAAAGTTTCTGATTTTGGGCTTGCAAAACTATACGATGACAAGAAAACCCACATAAGTACCCGAGTAGCTGGGACGAT TGGATATCTTGCGCCAGAGTATGCCATGCGTGGACATCTAACAGAGAAAACTGATGTGTATGCCTTTGGTGTTGTGGCTCTTGAGCTAGTGAGTGGAAGGCCAAACTCTGATGAGAACGTCGAGGACGAAAAAAGATATCTTCTTGAATGG GCATGGGATCTACACGAGAAAAGCCGTGAAGTCGAACTCATTGATCGTGAGTTAACTGAATTCAACATGGAAGAAGTGAAGCGCATGATAGGCATTGCTCTGCTTTGCACTCAGACATCACATGCCTTGAGACCACCGATGTCAAGAGTGGTGGCCATGCTTTCAGGAGACGTTGAGGTGAGTGATGTCACCTCTAAGCCAGGCTACCTGACCGACTGGAGATTTGATGACACCACAAGCGCTTCTGTAAGCGGATTTCAAACCAAAGAGACGTGGGCTTCTGATTCCTTGTCCACTAGCTTTGTGGCCCCTGGCTCCGAGATATCACCTGGAAGCCGCGACTCTAAACCGATGCTTGGAGTGAAAATCAATGAGGGAAGATGA